GCAGGCAAGCCAGGTCTTGCGGCGTTCCGGGGTGTGGATGCGGGGGTTGTTCCACAGCAGCTGCCAGCTTGCGTTGAGCCGGCAGGCCTTCCGGGAGCACACCGGGGTGCCGGCGCCTGCGTCCGGGTTGCCGGAGAGGGAATCGAGGAGGTTCATGCTGGGGGATCAGGCCTTGTCTTCGTTGTCATTGATGTCGTCGTTGTCTACGATTTCGCCCGACAACACAGTGGTTTCGGGACTTTCACCGGGTTCTTCGGCCACCCGCGGAGCGTCCAGCGCGGTGGCCGGCGGACGCTCTATCATCGCATCCGAGCCGGTCATCAGCCGGGTATCCGAGCCTCCGTTGGCGATGATGACCGCGAAGTAGGGGAGCACCACCGCTCCGGCAATCACCACCCACAGCAACCAGCCGTGCACGAAGAACATCAGGAACAGGCAGACCACACGGATGCCCATGGACACGCTGTACTTGATCATGCGGGCGCGCATTTCGTCCGTGTGCGGGCTGGGCGCGTCGGTGATTCTGGGGACGCTCTCCCCGCGGTTTGTGTCCCTAGCCATCAGTAGTCTTCCTCGCCCTCCAAACAGGTCCGTTCATTCTCTCACTAGCAGCGGCGTTGCAGAAGTTGAATCCGGCGCACGTAGGATCGAGACAACCCCCAATCGCTGGCTGAAAGAAGGAACATCCGTGCAGAACACAACAGAAAACGAGTCCGGCCGCAGCGTCCTGGTGACCGGAGGAAACCGCGGAATCGGGCTGGCTATTGCCAAGGCGTTCCTGGCCGCAGGTGACCGCGTGGCCATCACGTACCGCAGCGGCGAGGTCCCCGACGGGATGCTGGGCGTCAAGGCGGATGTGACGGATATGGCATCGGTCGATGCCGCATTTACCGAGGTGGAGGCCGCGCACGGACCGGTTGAAGTCCTCGTGGCCAATGCCGGGATTACCCGGGACACGCTGCTGCTGCGGATGAGTGAAGACGATTTCGCCGACGTCATCGACACCAACCTCACCGGCGCCTTCCGGGTGGTCAAGCGCGCCTCCAAGGGCATGCTCCGGATGAAGAAGGGCCGGGTAGTGCTGATCTCCTCGGTGGTCGGGCTGTACGGTTCACCCGGGCAGATCAACTACGCCGCCTCCAAGTCCGGGCTGATCGGTATCGCCCGTTCCCTCACCCGCGAACTGGGTTCCCGCAACATCACGGCCAACGTCGTGGCCCCGGGCTTCATCAACACCGACATGACCCGCGCCCTGCCCGAGGACACGCAGAAGAACTACCTGTCCTCCATCCCCGCCGGCCGGTTCGCCGAGCCGGAGGAAGTTGCCAACGTAGTGCGCTGGATTGCGGGTGACGAGGCAGGCTACATTTCCGGTGCAGTCATCCCGGTCGACGGCGGCCTGGGCATGGGGCACTAGCCCGGCCCAACGCGGCGCTCCGGAATCGTTGGAGGTTTCCTCAACTGCCAGCCGGCCCGCCGGCTGGCAGGATGGGTTCAAAGAGCTGAACGCTTAGATACTTTCTACAAAAAGGAGTTCACATGGGTCTGCTGGAGGGCAAAGCCGCGATAGTCACCGGATCATCGCGCGGAATCGGAGCCGAAGTGGCCCGGTTCCTGGCAGCCGAGGGTGCCGGCGTCGTCGTCAACTACCGCCAAAAGGCACCGCGTGCCAACAAGGTGGTCGCTGCCATTGAGGAAGCCGGCGGACGCGCAGTCGCCGTTGGCGCAGACCTCACCGCAGCCGAGGGGACAGCTGCGCTGGTGGCGGCCGCGCA
This genomic stretch from Arthrobacter sp. zg-Y1110 harbors:
- a CDS encoding DUF3099 domain-containing protein; its protein translation is MARDTNRGESVPRITDAPSPHTDEMRARMIKYSVSMGIRVVCLFLMFFVHGWLLWVVIAGAVVLPYFAVIIANGGSDTRLMTGSDAMIERPPATALDAPRVAEEPGESPETTVLSGEIVDNDDINDNEDKA
- a CDS encoding beta-ketoacyl-ACP reductase, with the translated sequence MQNTTENESGRSVLVTGGNRGIGLAIAKAFLAAGDRVAITYRSGEVPDGMLGVKADVTDMASVDAAFTEVEAAHGPVEVLVANAGITRDTLLLRMSEDDFADVIDTNLTGAFRVVKRASKGMLRMKKGRVVLISSVVGLYGSPGQINYAASKSGLIGIARSLTRELGSRNITANVVAPGFINTDMTRALPEDTQKNYLSSIPAGRFAEPEEVANVVRWIAGDEAGYISGAVIPVDGGLGMGH